A genomic stretch from Frigoribacterium sp. PvP032 includes:
- a CDS encoding NAD(P)/FAD-dependent oxidoreductase, whose protein sequence is MTDTSSTTSSTPTGTAPEAFDHVVVGGGMTADAAAKAIHETAPEATVLIVSDDVDEPYTRPALSKKLWIDPDYSEADNDLGTREASGAEIRLRTSVTAVDREARTVTTDDGRTVSWGRLLLATGGTPTRLDLPEDDRVVHFRTAADYRRLRELSGEGRRAVVVGGSYIGTELAAALVQNDTRVTLVTPDDVLGGSVFPAEIATRFEAAFEEAGVTLVKGRRVESGSASDAGVQVVLDDGSSLEADAVAVGLGITPSTELAEAAGLDVSDGIVVDASLRTSDPQVFAAGDVASYPDRILGRRRVEHVDNAKEQGALVGRVMAGSDETYGHTPYYYSKVFDISYEAVGTLDASLETVVDDKGDGSAVAYYLSDGAVAGVLLWNVEEARDAARAVVAEGTAVSRDGLVGRI, encoded by the coding sequence ATGACGGACACGAGCAGCACCACCAGCAGCACACCCACCGGCACCGCTCCCGAGGCCTTCGACCACGTCGTCGTGGGCGGGGGCATGACCGCGGACGCCGCGGCGAAGGCGATCCACGAGACGGCCCCCGAGGCGACCGTCCTGATCGTCAGCGACGACGTCGACGAGCCCTACACGCGCCCCGCCCTCTCGAAGAAGCTCTGGATCGACCCCGACTACAGCGAGGCTGACAACGACCTGGGCACCCGCGAGGCGTCGGGAGCCGAGATCCGCCTGCGCACCTCGGTCACCGCCGTCGACCGCGAGGCCCGCACCGTGACGACCGATGACGGACGAACCGTGTCGTGGGGGCGCCTCCTGCTGGCGACCGGCGGCACGCCGACCCGGCTCGACCTGCCCGAGGACGACCGTGTCGTGCACTTCCGCACCGCGGCCGACTACCGGCGGCTGCGCGAGCTCTCGGGCGAGGGCCGCCGCGCGGTCGTCGTCGGCGGCAGCTACATCGGCACCGAGCTCGCCGCGGCCCTCGTGCAGAACGACACCCGCGTGACCCTCGTCACGCCCGACGACGTGCTCGGCGGCTCGGTCTTCCCGGCCGAGATCGCCACGCGTTTCGAGGCGGCCTTCGAGGAGGCGGGCGTCACGCTCGTCAAGGGCCGTCGCGTCGAGAGCGGCTCGGCCTCCGACGCCGGGGTGCAGGTCGTGCTCGACGACGGCTCGTCGCTCGAGGCCGACGCCGTGGCCGTCGGCCTCGGCATCACGCCGTCGACCGAGCTGGCCGAGGCCGCCGGCCTCGATGTGTCGGACGGCATCGTCGTGGACGCCTCGCTGCGCACCTCGGACCCGCAGGTCTTCGCCGCCGGCGACGTCGCCTCCTACCCCGACCGCATCCTCGGCCGTCGCCGCGTCGAGCACGTCGACAACGCCAAGGAGCAGGGGGCGCTCGTCGGGCGCGTCATGGCCGGGTCCGACGAGACGTACGGCCACACGCCGTACTACTACTCGAAGGTCTTCGACATCTCGTACGAGGCGGTCGGCACGCTCGACGCGTCGCTCGAGACCGTCGTCGACGACAAGGGCGACGGCTCGGCCGTGGCCTACTACCTGTCGGACGGTGCGGTGGCCGGCGTGCTGCTCTGGAACGTCGAGGAGGCGCGCGACGCCGCCCGGGCCGTCGTCGCCGAGGGCACGGCCGTCTCGCGCGACGGGCTCGTCGGGCGGATCTGA
- a CDS encoding SMP-30/gluconolactonase/LRE family protein, whose product MTESTTPRPRLFLDARATLGESPVWDVDAQELLWTDIPPGLLHRTSADGLRDRSLPVDPPLPSFQRRHGGGLVAALEDQVVLTDDDGGSLQVMATVELAKEGMRLNEGKCDPFGAFVVGATDPDGAPVAGLWRVGPTGDVTLLRDDFTTTNGFEWNDDGLEIYLTDTERETIYRASWDADGELGELVPFSSGGSHDGLARDERGEFWGAIYGESVVVHLDRDGDVVERVEFPVPNLTGIGFGGADLRTLFVLSAREGLDDDQLAEHPLSGGVFVLDLDRAGRAPFLFGPRA is encoded by the coding sequence ATGACCGAGAGCACCACGCCCCGCCCCCGCCTGTTCCTCGACGCCAGGGCCACCCTCGGCGAGAGCCCCGTCTGGGACGTCGACGCACAGGAGCTCCTCTGGACCGACATCCCGCCCGGGCTGCTGCACCGCACCTCGGCCGACGGCCTGCGTGACCGGTCGCTGCCGGTCGACCCGCCCCTGCCGAGCTTCCAGCGCCGACACGGCGGGGGGCTCGTCGCCGCCCTCGAGGACCAGGTCGTGCTCACCGACGACGACGGCGGGTCGCTGCAGGTGATGGCCACGGTCGAGCTCGCCAAGGAGGGCATGCGCCTCAACGAGGGCAAGTGCGACCCGTTCGGCGCGTTCGTGGTCGGCGCCACCGACCCCGACGGCGCCCCGGTCGCCGGCCTCTGGAGGGTCGGCCCGACGGGCGACGTCACGCTGCTGCGCGACGACTTCACGACCACCAACGGCTTCGAGTGGAACGACGACGGGTTGGAGATCTACCTCACCGACACCGAGCGCGAGACGATCTACCGTGCGTCGTGGGACGCGGACGGCGAGCTCGGCGAGCTCGTCCCCTTCTCGTCGGGAGGCTCGCACGACGGCCTCGCCCGCGACGAGCGCGGCGAGTTCTGGGGCGCGATCTACGGCGAGAGCGTCGTGGTGCACCTCGACCGCGACGGCGACGTCGTCGAGCGCGTCGAGTTCCCCGTGCCGAACCTGACGGGCATCGGGTTCGGCGGCGCCGACCTCCGCACCCTCTTCGTGCTGTCGGCCCGTGAGGGGCTCGACGACGACCAGCTCGCCGAGCACCCCCTCAGCGGCGGCGTGTTCGTGCTCGACCTCGATCGCGCAGGCCGGGCGCCGTTCCTGTTCGGCCCGCGGGCCTGA
- a CDS encoding glycoside hydrolase family 15 protein, which yields MTDTLQSAPDDTDDFHDDAWSAPDPREDGYVALRSYGAIGDGRTVALIARDGQIDWLPFPSMPSDPVFSGIVDSADGGRVELRPVDDDFEVQRAYVPGTNVLRTRFRTSAGTVEVTDALVTGVAGRLPWGELARRVDGLEGSVEMRWAVVPGNAFGTHPVVRVDTVHGPVLRAADINLALVGFEHGRTDPTEPGDGDAEGPLEFRGAFTTSPGSRSLLCLCGTEDEPLHLPDPHVVDQGIDRTIENWEGWSTEFSWDGPWADAVHRSALALKLLIYSPTGAIAAAATTALPENFTGKKNWDYRFAWVRDLAYTVNALLRFGLREEPHAAVSWLLSALKANGHEMHIFLELDGSVPGGTRETESEGWRGIGPVYAGNPAGGQLQLGVFADIIAVMSQYAHGGNMLDASTQDLLTGFADDACRRWQEKDSGIWELGDEQHYVSSKMGCWQAIDAALGLAEIGQLHPTDDDLEHWGKNRDLIVEWIDEHGWSEERGAYLMHPDSDALDASVLLHAPSGFDRGERMSRTIDSIRAELGAGPLVFRYSGVDAEEGTFVACAFWLASALACVGRIDEAVELMDELVVQSNDVGLFTEMISADDGQFLGNMPQGLSHLALVNAAITVDEMRTELGVQPDDRRDDDDDANDRQEN from the coding sequence GTGACCGACACCCTGCAGAGCGCCCCCGACGACACCGACGACTTCCACGACGACGCCTGGTCGGCTCCCGACCCCAGGGAGGACGGCTACGTCGCCCTGCGCTCGTACGGCGCGATCGGCGACGGCCGCACCGTCGCCCTGATCGCGCGGGACGGCCAGATCGACTGGCTGCCGTTCCCGTCGATGCCGAGCGACCCTGTCTTCTCCGGCATCGTCGACTCCGCCGACGGGGGCCGCGTCGAGCTGCGCCCGGTCGACGACGACTTCGAGGTCCAGCGCGCGTACGTGCCCGGCACGAACGTGCTGCGCACGCGGTTCCGCACCTCCGCCGGCACCGTCGAGGTCACCGACGCGCTCGTGACCGGCGTGGCCGGCCGGCTGCCGTGGGGCGAGCTCGCGCGCCGCGTCGACGGCCTCGAGGGCTCGGTCGAGATGCGCTGGGCGGTCGTGCCCGGCAACGCCTTCGGCACGCACCCGGTCGTCCGGGTCGACACCGTGCACGGGCCCGTGCTCCGCGCGGCGGACATCAACCTCGCGCTGGTCGGCTTCGAGCACGGCCGAACCGACCCCACCGAGCCGGGCGACGGCGACGCGGAGGGGCCGCTCGAGTTCCGGGGGGCGTTCACGACCTCGCCGGGCTCGCGGTCGTTGCTCTGCCTCTGCGGCACCGAGGACGAGCCGCTTCACCTGCCCGACCCCCACGTGGTCGACCAGGGCATCGACCGCACCATCGAGAACTGGGAGGGCTGGTCGACCGAGTTCAGCTGGGACGGCCCCTGGGCCGACGCCGTGCACCGCAGCGCACTCGCCCTGAAGCTGCTCATCTACAGCCCCACCGGCGCCATCGCGGCCGCGGCGACCACCGCCCTGCCCGAGAACTTCACCGGCAAGAAGAACTGGGACTACCGCTTCGCCTGGGTCCGCGATCTCGCCTACACGGTCAACGCGCTGCTGCGCTTCGGGCTGCGCGAAGAACCGCACGCGGCAGTGTCGTGGCTGCTCTCGGCGCTCAAGGCCAACGGCCACGAGATGCACATCTTCCTCGAGCTCGACGGGAGCGTCCCCGGCGGCACCCGCGAGACGGAGTCCGAGGGCTGGCGGGGCATCGGGCCCGTCTACGCCGGCAACCCCGCCGGCGGCCAGCTGCAGCTCGGCGTCTTCGCCGACATCATCGCGGTGATGAGCCAGTACGCCCACGGCGGCAACATGCTCGACGCCTCCACGCAAGATCTGCTGACCGGCTTCGCCGACGACGCGTGCCGTCGCTGGCAGGAGAAGGACAGCGGCATCTGGGAGCTCGGCGACGAGCAGCACTACGTGAGCAGCAAGATGGGCTGCTGGCAGGCGATCGACGCGGCGCTCGGCCTGGCCGAGATCGGTCAGCTGCACCCCACCGACGACGACCTCGAGCACTGGGGGAAGAACCGCGACCTCATCGTCGAGTGGATCGACGAGCACGGCTGGTCGGAGGAGCGCGGCGCCTACCTGATGCACCCCGACAGCGACGCCCTGGACGCCTCGGTGCTGCTGCACGCCCCGAGCGGCTTCGACCGCGGCGAGCGGATGTCCCGCACCATCGACTCCATCCGTGCCGAGCTCGGCGCCGGCCCGCTCGTCTTCCGCTACAGCGGGGTCGACGCCGAGGAGGGCACCTTCGTGGCCTGCGCCTTCTGGCTGGCCTCGGCCCTCGCCTGCGTCGGCCGCATCGACGAGGCCGTCGAGCTGATGGACGAGCTCGTCGTGCAGTCGAACGACGTCGGGCTCTTCACCGAGATGATCAGCGCCGACGACGGGCAGTTCCTCGGCAACATGCCGCAGGGCCTCAGCCACCTCGCCCTCGTCAACGCCGCCATCACCGTCGACGAGATGCGCACCGAGCTCGGCGTCCAGCCGGACGACCGACGCGACGACGACGACGACGCGAACGACCGCCAGGAGAACTGA
- a CDS encoding phosphoketolase — protein MTAAAASSPAAPAVPATPDELRLVDAWWRAANYLTVGQIYLRDNPMLDRPIARDDIKPRLLGHWGTSPALSLVYAHLNRVIRRDDRDLLYVCGPGHGGPAMVANTWLERTYSELFPQVPLDRDGMQELFRQFSFPGGIPSHAAPETPGSINEGGELGYSLSHAYGAVLDDPDLVAVCVIGDGEAETGPLATSWHANKLLDAVHDGAVLPILNLNGYKIANPTILARIPEGELLELMRGYGYQPIVVSGGFDGEDPMVVHAQMAAALDEAFARIDQIQQEARSGESTERPRWPMIVLRTPKGWTGPKVVDGKKVEGTWRAHQVPLSGVRENDEHREQLDAWMRSYGADDLFDENGAPAAFLDELRPRGEKRMSAIPASNGGLVRRPLSLTDYRSHAVETSDDRRTTAEATRVLGRWLADVVRDNPATFRLFGPDETVSNRLDPVFDVTDRVWAARIEEEDEHVAHSGRVMEVLSEHLLQGLMEGYLLTGRHGLLNTYEAFVHIVDSMFNQHAKWLESSTDIAWREPISSFTYLLSSHVWRQDHNGFSHQDPGFLDVVVNKQAHLVRIYLAPDANTLLAVADHALRTTDTVNVIVAGKQEAPAWLSLPEAEAHVTAGAGIWEWAGTEGAPTDGIDPDVVLACAGDVPTLETVAAADILRQRLPDLVTRVVNVVDLMRLQDADEHSHGLASDDFDALFTTSRPVVFDFHGYPTLVHRLTYRRTNHDGIHVRGFQEKGTTTTPFDMAMLNDIDRYRLVLDVLHRVPGLAEAHPDLVAEFEAKRVEAREYAYEHGEDLPEVVEWEFGR, from the coding sequence ATGACCGCCGCTGCCGCCTCCTCGCCCGCCGCCCCTGCCGTGCCCGCGACGCCGGACGAGCTCCGGCTCGTCGACGCCTGGTGGCGTGCGGCCAACTACCTGACCGTCGGGCAGATCTACCTGCGGGACAACCCGATGCTCGACCGCCCGATCGCGCGGGACGACATCAAGCCCCGCCTGCTCGGCCACTGGGGCACGTCGCCGGCGCTGAGCCTCGTCTACGCGCACCTCAACCGCGTGATCCGCCGCGACGACCGCGACCTGCTCTACGTCTGCGGCCCCGGCCACGGCGGCCCCGCGATGGTCGCGAACACCTGGCTGGAGCGCACCTACTCGGAGCTGTTCCCGCAGGTGCCCCTCGACCGAGACGGCATGCAGGAGCTGTTCCGGCAGTTCTCGTTCCCGGGCGGCATCCCGTCGCACGCGGCGCCCGAGACACCCGGCTCCATCAACGAGGGCGGCGAGCTCGGCTACTCGCTCAGCCACGCCTACGGGGCCGTGCTCGACGACCCCGACCTGGTCGCCGTGTGCGTGATCGGCGACGGCGAGGCCGAGACCGGCCCGCTCGCGACGAGCTGGCACGCGAACAAGCTGCTCGACGCCGTCCACGACGGCGCCGTGCTGCCGATCCTGAACCTCAACGGCTACAAGATCGCGAACCCGACGATCCTCGCGCGCATCCCCGAGGGCGAGCTGCTCGAGCTGATGCGCGGCTACGGCTACCAGCCGATCGTCGTCTCCGGCGGGTTCGACGGCGAGGACCCGATGGTGGTGCACGCCCAGATGGCGGCGGCGCTCGACGAGGCCTTCGCCCGCATCGACCAGATCCAGCAGGAGGCGCGCTCGGGCGAGAGCACGGAGCGCCCGCGCTGGCCGATGATCGTCCTGCGCACCCCCAAGGGCTGGACGGGCCCGAAGGTCGTCGACGGCAAGAAGGTCGAGGGCACCTGGCGTGCCCACCAGGTGCCGCTGAGCGGTGTGCGCGAGAACGACGAGCACCGCGAACAGCTCGACGCCTGGATGCGCTCGTACGGCGCCGACGACCTGTTCGACGAGAACGGCGCGCCAGCCGCCTTCCTCGACGAGCTGCGCCCCCGCGGCGAGAAGCGGATGAGCGCTATCCCCGCCTCGAACGGCGGGCTGGTGCGTCGTCCGCTCTCGCTGACCGACTACCGGTCGCACGCCGTCGAGACGAGCGACGACCGCCGCACCACCGCCGAGGCGACCCGGGTGCTCGGCCGCTGGCTCGCGGACGTCGTGCGCGACAACCCGGCGACCTTCCGGCTCTTCGGCCCGGACGAGACGGTCTCGAACCGCCTCGACCCCGTCTTCGACGTCACGGACCGCGTCTGGGCGGCCCGCATCGAGGAGGAAGACGAGCACGTCGCGCACAGCGGCCGCGTGATGGAGGTGCTCAGCGAGCACCTGCTGCAGGGCCTGATGGAGGGCTACCTGCTCACCGGTCGCCACGGCCTGCTGAACACCTACGAGGCGTTCGTGCACATCGTCGACTCGATGTTCAACCAGCACGCGAAGTGGCTCGAGAGCTCGACGGACATCGCCTGGCGCGAGCCGATCTCGTCGTTCACCTACCTGCTGTCGTCGCACGTCTGGCGCCAAGACCACAACGGCTTCTCGCACCAGGACCCGGGGTTCCTCGACGTCGTCGTCAACAAGCAAGCGCACCTCGTCCGCATCTACCTCGCGCCCGACGCGAACACGCTGCTCGCCGTAGCCGACCACGCGCTGCGCACCACGGACACGGTCAACGTGATCGTGGCCGGCAAGCAGGAGGCGCCGGCCTGGCTCTCGCTGCCCGAGGCGGAGGCGCACGTCACCGCCGGCGCGGGCATCTGGGAGTGGGCGGGCACGGAAGGCGCGCCCACCGACGGCATCGACCCCGACGTCGTGCTCGCCTGTGCGGGAGACGTGCCGACCCTCGAGACGGTGGCCGCCGCGGACATCCTGCGCCAGCGCCTCCCGGACCTCGTGACGCGCGTCGTCAACGTCGTCGACCTGATGCGCCTGCAGGACGCCGACGAGCACTCGCACGGCCTCGCGAGCGACGACTTCGACGCGCTCTTCACGACGTCGCGGCCGGTGGTCTTCGACTTCCACGGCTACCCGACGCTCGTGCACCGGCTCACGTACCGCCGCACGAACCACGACGGCATCCACGTGCGCGGCTTCCAGGAGAAGGGCACGACCACCACGCCCTTCGACATGGCGATGCTCAACGACATCGACCGGTACCGGCTGGTGCTCGACGTGCTGCACCGCGTGCCCGGCCTCGCCGAGGCGCACCCCGACCTCGTCGCCGAGTTCGAGGCGAAGCGCGTCGAGGCCCGCGAGTACGCCTACGAGCACGGCGAGGACCTGCCCGAGGTCGTCGAGTGGGAGTTCGGCCGCTAG
- a CDS encoding Rho termination factor N-terminal domain-containing protein, giving the protein MPKDDAPPQLKNPEMYEALRDEGNSKEKSARISNAAAQKGNSEEKVAAKGGRSGSYDDWTVDDLRGRAKELGLSGYSDAKKDDLIEMLRDH; this is encoded by the coding sequence ATGCCGAAGGACGACGCACCCCCGCAGCTGAAGAACCCCGAGATGTACGAGGCCCTGCGCGACGAGGGCAACTCGAAGGAGAAGTCGGCGCGCATCTCCAACGCTGCTGCTCAGAAGGGCAACAGCGAGGAGAAGGTCGCGGCGAAGGGCGGCCGGTCGGGCTCGTACGACGACTGGACCGTCGACGACCTGCGCGGCCGCGCGAAGGAGCTTGGGCTCAGCGGCTACAGCGACGCCAAGAAGGACGACCTGATCGAGATGCTGCGCGACCACTGA
- a CDS encoding Ku protein, which yields MRSIWKGAITFGLVNVPVKLYSATEDHDVSLHQVHDADGGRIRYQRKCEICGKVVDYEHIDKAFDDGDRTVVITADDLKSLPEERSREIDVLEFVPTDQLDPLMFDRSYFLEPDSASPKAYVLLRRTLEETDRTAIVHFSLRQKTRLAALRVRGNVLVLQTLLWDDEVREARFPVLDDKVRISGKELDMSGSLVESLGDDFDPSQFGDDYQEELRKLIDAKLEQGESLDTDATFGRSGDDDDEDGDGSGDGEVIDLMEALRQSVERSRSGARKAPAKKPAARKEPAATKEPAAKKPAAKKPAAKEPAERKTAAKKEPAAKKKPAAKKKPAAEKKPAAEKKAS from the coding sequence ATGCGATCGATCTGGAAGGGCGCGATCACGTTCGGGCTCGTCAACGTGCCCGTGAAGCTCTACAGCGCCACCGAGGACCACGACGTCTCGCTGCACCAGGTGCACGACGCCGACGGCGGTCGGATCCGGTACCAGCGCAAGTGCGAGATCTGCGGCAAGGTCGTCGACTACGAGCACATCGACAAGGCGTTCGACGACGGCGACCGCACGGTCGTGATCACCGCCGACGACCTGAAGTCGCTCCCTGAGGAGCGCTCGCGCGAGATCGACGTGCTCGAGTTCGTGCCCACCGACCAGCTCGACCCGCTGATGTTCGACCGCAGCTACTTCCTCGAGCCCGACTCGGCGTCGCCGAAGGCCTACGTGCTGCTGCGCCGCACCCTCGAGGAGACCGACCGCACGGCGATCGTGCACTTCTCGCTGCGGCAGAAGACCCGGCTCGCCGCGCTGCGCGTCCGCGGCAACGTGCTCGTGCTGCAGACGCTGCTCTGGGACGACGAGGTCCGTGAGGCGCGGTTCCCCGTGCTGGACGACAAGGTGCGGATCAGCGGCAAGGAGCTCGACATGTCCGGCTCCCTGGTCGAGTCGCTCGGCGACGACTTCGACCCGTCGCAGTTCGGCGACGACTACCAGGAGGAGCTCCGCAAGCTCATCGACGCCAAGCTCGAGCAGGGCGAGTCGCTCGACACGGACGCGACCTTCGGCCGCTCGGGGGACGACGACGACGAGGACGGCGACGGATCGGGCGACGGCGAGGTGATCGACCTGATGGAGGCGCTCCGCCAGTCGGTGGAGCGCAGCCGGTCGGGCGCGAGGAAGGCCCCGGCGAAGAAGCCGGCGGCGAGGAAGGAACCTGCCGCGACGAAGGAACCTGCCGCCAAGAAGCCTGCCGCCAAGAAGCCCGCCGCGAAGGAGCCCGCCGAGAGGAAGACGGCCGCCAAGAAGGAGCCGGCGGCGAAGAAGAAGCCGGCAGCGAAGAAGAAGCCAGCCGCGGAGAAGAAGCCAGCCGCGGAGAAGAAGGCGAGCTGA
- a CDS encoding SDR family oxidoreductase gives MSQYDKKNPVDLYPAPPFPKQEQSLPGEAWKMDPKPDHGETSYVGKERLVGFRGLVTGGDSGIGRAAAIALSREGADLVLSYLPSEQADAEEVRDLLEGEGRRVVLVPGDISDEQYCRDLVAKAVEELGGLDTLVMVAGRMKSNDDILTLTTEDIDSTIKTNVYSLFWLSQAVIPHLEPGSSIVTTGSVQGTQPSPDKIDYALTKGAIGVFTAGLAQQLAPKGIRVNQVSPGPVWTPLQPGSDDAETVSEFGGQAPYGRPGQPAELAAAYVHLVSPESSYTSGATITIAGAMPAV, from the coding sequence ATGAGCCAATACGACAAGAAGAACCCGGTCGACCTGTACCCCGCACCGCCGTTCCCGAAGCAGGAGCAGTCGCTGCCGGGCGAGGCCTGGAAGATGGACCCGAAGCCCGACCACGGCGAGACCAGCTACGTCGGCAAGGAGCGCCTCGTCGGCTTCCGCGGCCTCGTGACCGGCGGCGACTCCGGCATCGGCCGCGCCGCCGCCATCGCCCTCAGCCGCGAGGGCGCCGACCTCGTGCTGAGCTACCTGCCCAGCGAGCAGGCCGACGCCGAGGAGGTGCGCGATCTGCTCGAGGGCGAGGGCCGTCGCGTCGTCCTGGTGCCCGGCGACATCTCGGACGAGCAGTACTGCAGGGACCTCGTCGCGAAGGCCGTCGAGGAGCTCGGCGGGCTCGACACGCTCGTCATGGTCGCCGGCCGCATGAAGAGCAACGACGACATCCTCACGCTCACCACCGAGGACATCGACTCGACCATCAAGACCAACGTCTACTCGCTGTTCTGGCTGTCGCAGGCGGTCATCCCGCACCTCGAGCCCGGCTCGTCGATCGTCACGACCGGCTCGGTGCAGGGCACGCAGCCGAGCCCCGACAAGATCGACTACGCGCTGACGAAGGGTGCCATCGGCGTCTTCACCGCGGGCCTCGCGCAGCAGCTCGCCCCCAAGGGCATCCGCGTCAACCAGGTCTCGCCCGGCCCGGTGTGGACGCCGCTGCAGCCCGGCTCGGACGACGCCGAGACCGTGTCGGAGTTCGGCGGCCAGGCGCCGTACGGCCGCCCCGGCCAGCCGGCCGAGCTGGCCGCGGCCTACGTGCACCTCGTGAGCCCTGAGTCGAGCTACACCTCGGGTGCGACCATCACGATCGCGGGGGCCATGCCGGCGGTCTGA